A single region of the Plutella xylostella chromosome 7, ilPluXylo3.1, whole genome shotgun sequence genome encodes:
- the LOC119690852 gene encoding uncharacterized protein LOC119690852 translates to MQPARTLLLLAALAALAAALPRAPRAAAPAPALARARRQLADDDKLQPLDVEEGEEQTREKRKLEGVTQAGFGIKNAILGFVFGKINSLIDAKTRLIDTLDKQNIEKNKQYGIEAPQNGLASLGGVVSQVVGPKLQLLGPKIQAVSGLFGGSSGGGAGAGSGGGGLGSIISLVTSLSGSSSGGAGATGGVETIDSSSEEDDSS, encoded by the exons ATGCAGCCCGCACGCACGCTCCTCCTGCTCGCCGCCCTCGCGGCCCTCGCCGCCGCCctgccccgcgcgccccgcgccgccgcccccgcccccgccctcGCCCGGGCGCGCAGGCAGCTCGCCGACGACGACAAGTTGCAGCCCCTCGAT gTGGAGGAGGGCGAGGAGCAGACGCGTGAGAAGCGCAAGCTGGAGGGCGTCACGCAGGCTGGCTTCGGCATCAAGAACGCCATCCTCGGATTCGTCTTTGGA AAGATCAACTCGCTGATCGACGCGAAGACCCGTCTGATCGACACGCTGGACAAGCAGAACATCGAGAAGAACAAGCAGTACGGCATCGAGGCGCCGCAGAACGGGCTGGCGTCGCTGGGCGGCGTGGTGTCGCAGGTGGTGGGGCCCAAGCTGCAGCTGCTGGGGCCCAAGATCCAGGCCGTGTCGGGGCTGTTCGGCGGCTcctccggcggcggcgcaggtGCGGgctcgggcggcggcgggctggGGTCCATCATCTCGCTCGTGACGTCACTGTCGGGCTCATctagcggcggcgcgggcgccaCCGGCGGCGTCGAGACCATCGACTCCTCCTCGGAGGAGGACGACTCGTCGTGA